A region of the Coffea eugenioides isolate CCC68of unplaced genomic scaffold, Ceug_1.0 ScVebR1_1488;HRSCAF=2345, whole genome shotgun sequence genome:
gttaatttctttatttgattcgcatatgtgactaattgaatatgaagttccacgtttcttatttgctattattttggtacctcattgagcgtaagctcatcccctttccgttatctttgttttccttacaggggacaaactttgaaaccacgattttggaagaaaagagtcgAGCTaatgtatatgttattttgttaagctcctttgtaaccgaaaccctaattgtattttgactAGTATGAACCCTTTGGCTTGTACTTCAAGTTAAAATGTTGAAGACTCTGATGTAAATACATGTATAAGTATTTAGTCTTGTCTGTTAAGTGTATTTTTGAGATGTTACGCTTCCAGGGCTTTGGTGAGTGTTCAATCGATGTCCTAATTTCCCTACACGAGTTGGTAAGATGTATTGTAGTTTAGTGATTTTTAATTGTTACTTTCCTTGGGGTTTGATCGTGTGCAATATATGATTTGTGTGATCTGACTCTGTAGTTctagcgagagctggacaggcgcgctaacctctttggtccgccttaggggacagtggggctgtcacaattacACCAAGCAATCTCAATCATGTTACAAAAGTTTCAATTTTACGTAGTAAATTCAGATATCATCTTGTCAAACTAGAATACCAGCATCATTTCGTTCTGTAGTCACTCGTATAACTACTGCTTAAGCAATGAAATCGAGGTATCCTTTTTAGCCCTAGAATCAGCCAAAATTAACGAGTCCAGCAATTGAAATAAGAAAGAATCTTATGAGAAGACTTTTGATTGGTAAAATCACATCAAAAGGCTACTTCATCACTCCAGCAGATACCAACTTTCATCCTCACACGTACAGGTCAAAAAGCAATTCTTCCAGTAATGCCGAACAAAGTGAGCCTGTCTCTGATATAGCTTTAGTCAGGCAGGCTTACCAAGCCGTGCCATTAAccaaagaaaaccaaaaacGAATTAAAGAAGATCATTATTACCTCCCAACCTACATTTGTAAGAACAAACATGCATGAAGCAGTTGACCAACAAATGGAACCTCAGAGCGCCAAGCATTGGTGTACATAAGCAAAATTATGGCATTGTTTTTCCACAACTAAAAGATAAATGCTAGATCTTGCGAAACAAATTGATACCAACTGCTCTCTTACAAGAGCAGGCTAACAATATCTGAAGATAATCTTTATCTGCAATTTGTCAGCTTTTTTTCTAAGACAATTACCAGTTTCAGGTTTCACCAAATTAACAGGAACTGAGTGCAATCATCTAAATCCTCCATTTACAAGTAAAAGAGAAACCCAGCAATAAAACTATCTGTATGTGACAAAAAAATGGTAGTTGCAGCACACACTATAGATCTTGCATTATGCCTTCTTCTttttggatttgagcatcacATATCCAACAAACATGCAGAGGAAGCAAAGCAGCGCCGCAAGAGCAAACACCGGAATCAGAATGGCATATTCTTGAGGCAAAAAGTACTTGTGCACAAAATTATCAGTATCAACGAACGGCTGAAAGCACAAAAGAAAAATGTACGtcagaaacaaagggaaaaacccagagtcaaaaagaaaaagctctTAGGATCAGAAGTGAAAAAACTAACCAGTATGATCACCCAGAATGTATAGTAAGTGAAAACTGACAAGCTGATTACCGATAACAGCAGCCCCACGGCCTTGTCTGCTAAATCCATCTACTCcttcctttttctgttcttttatAGTTTTTCACCTTAATTTACCAAAGAGGGAGTTCAATGAAGGGTTAGAAGGTGAAATTATTGCAAAAAAGAGTACAAAATCACAAATGATCATGATGCAAAAAAGCAGTAACAGGGAAATTGCTAAGCAAACTCTTACACATTCATCCTTGTGCCTCCGTGTAGGAAGCAAAATCTAACCAGGGTAGTTGCTAAGCAACCTATAACCCATTTCCCTCAACGACAAACCACAAAATTCTGCTGGTGAAACATCCATCTACTTTCCATACCTTCATTACCCGCCATTGAATTCAAAAACTACATTTACATGACCCCCAAGCCCCAAAAAGGAAGACAAGCATTTCTCCAAC
Encoded here:
- the LOC113755445 gene encoding dolichol-phosphate mannose synthase subunit 2-like — translated: MDLADKAVGLLLSVISLSVFTYYTFWVIILPFVDTDNFVHKYFLPQEYAILIPVFALAALLCFLCMFVGYVMLKSKKKKA